The nucleotide window TTGCACCTTGATTTTGTATCTTTATTGCTAAAGTTCCCTCTCCACAACCTAAATCCAAAATCTTTTCATCTTTTTTCACAGCTAAAATATCAACTAAAGAAAAAGCCAAATTTGAAACAAAACTTGCTTTTTGTGAATAATCACCTGCATTCCAAATATTTCCATTCATAATTAATTCCTTTTTATTTTAAGAAATTTTATATTTTTTGAGAAATTAAAAGTATAAGAAAAGTTATATTTTATATCTGTAATCTTTTGGTGTTAAGTTATATCTTTTTTTAAACTCTAAAATAAACCAAGATACACTTGAATATCCACAAGTAGTTGCAATTTGAGAGATTGTTTCATCAGTTGTTTTTAATAACAAAGTTGCTTTTTCCAATCTTTTTTCATTTATCCAAAGTTTTGGCGTTGTGTTAAATTCATCTTTAAAATATTTTCTAATTTTTGCAGGACTTTGTCTAGTTAAACTGCAAATATCTTCAAAACTATTTACAAAATCAAGATTTGATTCTAAAATATATTTGATTCTATCTTTTGTTGTATTTATAATTTTGTTAAAAAATTGAATCAAACTCTTTTCATCTTTTTGTAAAACTAAAAGAAATAACTCCTCTATTTTTAGTTTTAAGAGCTCTTTTGAAAAATCCTTTTCCAAATAGTTTTCAAAAGATTTTATAGCTATTTTTAACTCTTCAAACTTTGAATAATCAAAATTAAAAAGTTCAGTTTCAGATTTTTTATCACTCTTTATTTTATATTTTTTTATAAAATCCAATACAAACTTATCACTAAAAAACAAAACTATTGATTTGTATTTTAAATTTTCATTTACTCTTTTACTTAAAAAGTAGTTGTTTTGATACAAAAAACAGATATTTGAAGAGTTTATATCTAATTTTTGCTCTTTTGTAGTTATAATTTTTTGACCAGTCAAAGGAATCATAAGAGCATGCATTGTATTTCTTATCGATAAAAAATCTTCTCGATATTTTGTAATATAATTTACGCAATAAATCTCTTCTAAATCGATAATTCTACTATCATTTTTTTCTATAAAATAGTTTGGAACAATATAAGTCATAATAAATCTTTTTAAAACTTATCTTTAAAAGTCTCTCTAATTTTTAAAAATTCATCTAAATGTTCAAAGAAAATATCCACAAGTTTTGGGTCAAAATGTTTTCCTCTTTCTTCTTTGAAAAGATTAAAAATTCTTTCATCATCCCAAGCTTTTTTATAAACCCTATGGCTTCCTAAAGCATCAAAAACATCTGCGAGTGCAGTGATTCTTCCATAAATATGAATATTTTCACCACTTAAGCCTCTTGGATATCCACTTCCATCCCATTTTTCATGGTGTTCATTTGCTACAACTGCGGCCATTTTTAAAAGTGGTCTATTTGAATGTTTTAGCATTTCATAACCTAAAGCTGCGTGAGTATTCATAATTTCTCGTTCACTCTCATCAAAACGACCAGGTTTATTTAACACGGCATCTGGAATTGCAACTTTTCCTATATCATGCATTGGACTTGCTTGTTTTAACATTTCTGCTTCTTTTTCATTTAAACCATAATATAAAGCCAAAAGTTTTGAGTATTCTGCAACTCTTTTTACATGATTTCCCGTCTCTTTACTTCTACTTTCTCCAATAGCACCCATTGTAAAAACTACTTCTTTTTGAGTTTTTTCTATTTCATGATTTAGATTTTTTATCTCTTCTAAACCTTCTTGTACTTTTGTTTCAATTTCATCAACAGATAAACCTACGTTTTTGTAAACTTTATAACCTAACACTATTATAAAAATGATTATTACTAAAATCAAAAGTAAAATCGTAAAATAGGTATGATTTATAAAATTTGTAGATAACTCTACTATTTTCTTCTCAATTTCCGAACTATATATTTTATTTTGGTTAATTACATTATAAATTTTACTTCGTAAACTATTTTCTTTATCTTCTATATTTTTCAAAGAAACAACATAATTTCCTACTTTAGTAACTATTTGTTGATATTCTTCTATCTCTTGATTATTATATTTTTTTTTAAATAACTCTATTTTGTTAAGCCATTTATCTAAAGTAATTTGATTTTTATATTGATAAAGTGTCTCTTTACTATAATATTTTATTTCACTAAATAATCTATATAATTCAAAATCTCTTAATTCTTGAATTTTAAAATCCAAATTTTTTCTATACGTATTTTCAATTGGATAATCTCTATCAAATTGATTTTTTAAATTGATTTTTTCTTTTTCTAATTCATAGATAGTATCAAATGCCTCTTCAATTTGTTTTTCACTCTCATAAAGTAAATGTAACTTTGAAGAGATAACACTATCTTTATGAATATCCGAAATAAAAAAATCTACAAAATCATTCTCGTCTTTTAAACTAAAAGTTTTTTCAATAGCTTCAAATTCTAATTCATATTTTATGAAGTCTGCTTTTTTAGATTCTAACTCATCAAGTGAATTTACTAAAGTAGTATCCTTTAATAATTCATTCATTTTTTCTTGCA belongs to Arcobacter defluvii and includes:
- a CDS encoding helix-turn-helix transcriptional regulator, with product MTYIVPNYFIEKNDSRIIDLEEIYCVNYITKYREDFLSIRNTMHALMIPLTGQKIITTKEQKLDINSSNICFLYQNNYFLSKRVNENLKYKSIVLFFSDKFVLDFIKKYKIKSDKKSETELFNFDYSKFEELKIAIKSFENYLEKDFSKELLKLKIEELFLLVLQKDEKSLIQFFNKIINTTKDRIKYILESNLDFVNSFEDICSLTRQSPAKIRKYFKDEFNTTPKLWINEKRLEKATLLLKTTDETISQIATTCGYSSVSWFILEFKKRYNLTPKDYRYKI